From Macaca mulatta isolate MMU2019108-1 chromosome 3, T2T-MMU8v2.0, whole genome shotgun sequence, the proteins below share one genomic window:
- the CRYAA gene encoding alpha-crystallin A chain, with product MDVTIQHPWFKRTLGPFYPSRLFDQFFGEGLFEYDLLPFLSSTISPYYRQSLFRTVLDSGISEVRSDRDKFVIFLDVKHFSPEDLTVKVQDDFVEIHGKHNERQDDHGYISREFHRRYRLPSNVDQSALSCSLSADGMLTFSGPKIQTGLDATHERAIPVAREEKPSSAPSS from the exons ATGGACGTGACCATCCAGCACCCCTGGTTCAAGCGCACTCTGGGGCCCTTCTACCCCAGTCGGCTTTTCGACCAGTTTTTCGGCGAGGGCCTTTTTGAGTATGACCTGCTGCCCTTCCTGTCGTCCACCATCAGCCCCTACTACCGCCAGTCCCTCTTCCGCACCGTGCTGGATTCTGGCATCTCTGAG GTTCGATCCGACCGGGACAAGTTTGTCATTTTCCTGGATGTGAAGCACTTCTCCCCAGAGGACCTCACTGTGAAGGTGCAGGATGACTTTGTGGAGATCCACGGGAAGCACAACGAGCGCCAG GACGACCACGGCTACATTTCCCGTGAGTTCCACCGCCGCTACCGCCTGCCGTCCAACGTGGACCAGTCGGCCCTCTCTTGCTCCCTGTCCGCCGACGGCATGCTGACCTTCTCTGGCCCCAAGATCCAGACTGGCCTAGACGCCACCCATGAGCGAGCCATTCCCGTGGCGCGGGAGGAGAAGCCCAGCTCCGCTCCCTCGTCCTAA